A region of Asticcacaulis excentricus DNA encodes the following proteins:
- a CDS encoding class I SAM-dependent methyltransferase has translation MSEPAAFIRAHTTPLPVPSLPDLSLYQAAEVTSLWEMTEAELAQNGLAPPFWAFPWAGGQALGLWLRQNPHVVKGKRVLDLACGSGLVGIVAAKLGAAQVIANDIDPFAGAAVALNAALNGVDLIYDGTDRLAEAPPAVDVILAGDICYEKSMTAAMLTFLRKGRAQGIAVYVGDPHRSYLPGEGLARLATFDIHTDTQIEDRAVKPASVWSLI, from the coding sequence ATGAGCGAACCGGCGGCGTTTATCCGCGCCCACACCACCCCTCTGCCGGTCCCCTCCCTGCCCGATCTGAGCCTCTACCAAGCGGCGGAGGTGACGAGCCTGTGGGAGATGACCGAAGCCGAACTGGCGCAAAACGGTCTGGCCCCGCCCTTCTGGGCCTTTCCGTGGGCCGGCGGTCAGGCGCTTGGCCTGTGGCTCAGGCAAAACCCGCACGTCGTCAAGGGCAAGCGGGTACTCGATCTGGCCTGTGGCTCCGGGCTGGTCGGCATAGTGGCGGCGAAGCTGGGGGCGGCGCAGGTCATCGCCAATGATATCGACCCGTTCGCCGGGGCCGCCGTAGCGCTCAATGCGGCTCTGAACGGCGTGGACCTCATCTATGACGGGACCGACCGGCTGGCGGAAGCGCCTCCCGCCGTCGATGTTATTCTGGCTGGGGACATCTGCTACGAAAAGTCGATGACCGCCGCCATGCTGACATTTCTGCGCAAGGGCCGGGCGCAGGGTATCGCCGTCTATGTCGGCGACCCGCACCGCAGCTACTTGCCCGGCGAAGGGCTGGCGCGCCTGGCGACCTTCGACATCCACACCGACACCCAAATCGAAGACCGCGCGGTGAAACCCGCCAGCGTCTGGAGCCTGATATGA
- a CDS encoding VOC family protein gives MSEHHKIDYVEWQATALPETKAFYETAFGWRFIDYGPTYAALSEAGLDGGFDADNGPAKPLVILYSENLEASRDTVVAAGGHLTQDIFSFPGGRRFHFTDPSGNELGVWSDK, from the coding sequence ATGAGCGAACATCACAAGATCGACTACGTCGAATGGCAGGCCACCGCCCTGCCCGAAACCAAAGCCTTTTATGAAACAGCCTTTGGCTGGCGCTTCATTGACTACGGCCCAACCTATGCCGCCCTGTCCGAAGCCGGTCTCGACGGCGGTTTCGACGCCGATAACGGGCCGGCCAAACCTCTGGTTATCCTCTATTCTGAAAATCTCGAAGCGTCACGCGACACGGTCGTGGCGGCAGGCGGGCACCTGACGCAGGACATCTTCAGCTTCCCCGGTGGCAGGCGTTTTCATTTCACCGACCCGTCGGGCAATGAACTGGGCGTATGGAGCGACAAATAG